One segment of Polyangiaceae bacterium DNA contains the following:
- a CDS encoding POTRA domain-containing protein produces the protein MRRGHGLGVGMFLPTWLALLSVAPPASGQEATPSNSEATQPRRIVESKAEASSTIPTLRPAPTVPLAGRTLTRLRFVTLGGRWDTPFTLKRVVIGEAVSGEMARRAMRELLDTGRFASVRAMLEADGSGAELVLEVLPRRLIASLRIRGSPLDADSLQQAAAVREGGEITSFGLNDLEQRLERLHQRRGFPNARAAVTATDTDDPLRIVLSVDVAPGEPLRVVERQFAVWPSTTVVGLRRALETYAIDDGDRYDVEVVDAAGLELEKLLRQRGWHRASVTHSAIPRPTGVLLQIIVRTGPLIRPRFEGNVRFDDTELLAALDLEESDDRAPATLVARLEQFYAKRGFLDATVSVSERGKADAPIQDLVFRIRERRPVRVVAREFACLSGPRDAGEVGSEIDGVLSQELPGGTILGSVDSRVVDQTFGPQQTTGARVVPYEPNPWLTYMPDVYEQALKHVRDLYRSEGYLSVLVGPASLLRRRCDPRTDPSICRPVGPRRRPRTSCAVDEVGVPLPEAEVDPAHTCTPDVSRGIRCESDAVLHIPIKVGPRAEFYDLSFEGNQRFTEERLKEIADLELGGPASQVELDKARRRLLDEYAEQGFAFADVETALELSPDKTRARARFVIGERQRVIVSGIVVRGATRTNESLIRSRVALEVGQPYRRSLVRTTEERLATLGVFAAVTVGFEDPYIPAKEKVVVITVQERKPQYLDVRPGFSTGEGFRITFEYGHRNLGGEAIQLTLRSQLGYLPGAFILEKDVRDKFDELDVGQRLERRNSATVEFPNVGLGPLFRLSVEGIDVRDNARDFGLTKDAGIVTLIFRPSRRFSATLGGSLELNTAEIFGQTEKGALEEYVKNNPRRRDTFRVPEGTTVAVAQRVGVTWDRRDNPLGATTGTLVSASVEHVRATPVGEEDAEVAPGQVSVFAATTSEFLRLTNRLAGYARLSDKGLAVAVSFRWGLNTQLIPDSRTYPDRLFFLGGVDSLRGFLQDSMVPEDIAQQLIDPNSGLTLQEVVIRGGDAFINPRAELRVPLSGDVQTALFVDAGNLWTKPELVDPTALRYSVGSGLRIGTPIGPLAFDYGFNVDRVLDEFVPDRGSKRFWEDIGAFHFSIGLF, from the coding sequence ATGAGGCGCGGCCACGGGCTCGGAGTCGGCATGTTCTTGCCGACGTGGCTGGCCCTGCTGTCGGTCGCGCCGCCGGCCTCCGGGCAAGAAGCGACGCCTTCCAACTCGGAGGCGACCCAGCCACGCCGCATCGTCGAATCCAAGGCGGAAGCCAGCAGCACGATTCCCACTTTGCGTCCGGCTCCGACGGTGCCTCTGGCGGGCAGAACGCTGACGCGTCTGCGCTTCGTCACTCTCGGCGGACGTTGGGACACGCCGTTCACGCTCAAGCGCGTGGTCATCGGCGAGGCCGTGAGCGGTGAGATGGCACGACGCGCCATGCGCGAGCTGCTCGATACCGGACGATTCGCCAGCGTGCGGGCGATGCTCGAGGCGGACGGGTCCGGCGCGGAACTCGTTCTGGAAGTGCTGCCCCGTCGTTTGATCGCTTCGCTTCGCATTCGCGGGTCGCCGCTGGATGCAGACAGCTTGCAGCAAGCAGCGGCGGTTCGCGAGGGCGGCGAGATCACCTCCTTCGGCTTGAACGATCTCGAGCAGCGGTTGGAGCGACTGCATCAACGTCGCGGCTTCCCCAACGCGCGAGCGGCCGTGACAGCGACGGATACCGACGACCCGCTGCGAATCGTGCTCTCCGTGGACGTTGCCCCAGGCGAGCCTTTGCGTGTAGTGGAGCGCCAGTTCGCGGTCTGGCCCAGCACCACGGTCGTCGGCTTGCGTCGCGCCTTGGAGACCTACGCCATCGACGATGGCGACCGTTACGACGTCGAGGTCGTCGATGCCGCTGGGTTGGAACTCGAGAAGCTGTTGCGCCAGCGGGGCTGGCATCGAGCCAGCGTCACGCATTCGGCGATTCCCCGGCCTACTGGCGTCTTGCTGCAGATCATCGTGCGTACCGGTCCGCTCATTCGGCCCCGTTTCGAAGGCAACGTGCGCTTCGATGACACGGAGCTGCTCGCGGCGCTGGACCTGGAGGAAAGCGATGACCGCGCCCCAGCCACCTTGGTCGCGCGCTTGGAGCAGTTCTACGCCAAGCGCGGCTTCTTGGATGCCACGGTGTCCGTATCCGAACGTGGCAAGGCCGATGCGCCGATTCAGGACCTAGTATTTCGAATTCGCGAACGCCGCCCGGTGCGCGTCGTGGCACGCGAGTTCGCTTGCCTCTCGGGCCCGCGCGACGCTGGCGAGGTAGGCAGCGAGATCGATGGCGTCCTTTCCCAGGAGCTTCCGGGCGGAACCATCCTGGGTTCGGTCGACTCGCGCGTGGTGGATCAGACCTTTGGGCCACAGCAGACCACTGGGGCTCGCGTGGTTCCCTACGAGCCGAACCCTTGGCTCACCTACATGCCTGACGTCTACGAACAGGCGCTGAAGCACGTTCGCGATCTGTATCGCTCCGAGGGCTACCTTTCGGTGCTCGTGGGGCCTGCGTCCCTGTTGCGCCGTCGCTGCGATCCTCGCACGGACCCCAGTATCTGCCGCCCGGTGGGACCGCGACGCCGGCCGCGCACCAGCTGCGCCGTCGACGAAGTTGGCGTGCCGCTGCCCGAGGCCGAGGTCGATCCCGCGCACACCTGCACTCCCGACGTGAGTCGCGGCATTCGTTGCGAAAGCGACGCAGTTCTCCACATTCCCATCAAGGTAGGTCCGCGCGCGGAGTTCTACGACCTCAGCTTCGAGGGGAATCAGCGCTTCACCGAAGAACGTCTGAAAGAGATTGCAGATCTGGAATTGGGTGGCCCGGCATCCCAGGTGGAACTCGACAAGGCAAGACGCCGGCTCTTGGACGAGTACGCGGAGCAGGGCTTTGCTTTCGCGGACGTCGAGACAGCACTCGAACTGTCGCCGGACAAGACGCGGGCGCGGGCACGCTTCGTGATCGGTGAGCGCCAGCGCGTGATCGTCTCGGGGATCGTAGTGCGCGGGGCCACTCGCACCAACGAGAGCCTGATCCGCAGTCGCGTCGCGCTGGAAGTGGGGCAGCCCTATCGCCGCAGTCTGGTGCGGACTACCGAGGAACGCCTGGCCACCCTGGGCGTGTTCGCGGCGGTGACCGTCGGCTTCGAAGACCCCTACATCCCCGCGAAGGAAAAGGTGGTCGTCATCACGGTCCAGGAGCGCAAGCCCCAGTACCTCGACGTACGCCCGGGCTTCTCAACGGGCGAGGGGTTCCGCATCACGTTCGAGTACGGTCACCGCAACCTGGGCGGTGAGGCGATTCAGCTCACGTTGCGCTCCCAGCTTGGCTACTTGCCGGGCGCCTTCATCTTGGAGAAGGACGTTCGCGACAAGTTCGACGAACTCGACGTGGGGCAGCGCTTGGAGCGGCGCAACAGCGCGACCGTGGAGTTTCCGAACGTCGGGCTGGGGCCGCTGTTTCGCCTGAGCGTGGAGGGCATCGACGTGCGCGACAACGCGCGCGACTTTGGACTCACCAAAGATGCCGGGATCGTGACCTTGATCTTTCGACCTTCACGGCGCTTCTCGGCTACCCTCGGCGGCTCCCTGGAGCTCAACACTGCGGAGATCTTCGGCCAGACCGAAAAGGGCGCGCTGGAGGAGTACGTGAAGAACAACCCGCGGCGCCGCGACACCTTTCGCGTGCCCGAGGGCACGACGGTGGCGGTGGCTCAGCGTGTTGGTGTCACCTGGGACCGACGTGACAACCCTCTTGGTGCAACCACGGGTACGTTGGTGAGCGCAAGCGTGGAACACGTGCGTGCCACCCCCGTCGGCGAAGAAGACGCGGAGGTGGCTCCCGGTCAGGTCAGCGTGTTCGCGGCGACCACAAGCGAGTTCTTGCGCCTCACCAATCGCCTCGCGGGCTACGCGCGACTCAGTGACAAGGGGCTCGCGGTCGCCGTGTCCTTCCGTTGGGGGCTCAATACGCAACTGATTCCCGACTCTCGCACCTACCCGGATCGACTCTTCTTCTTGGGCGGTGTCGACTCCCTGCGCGGCTTCTTGCAGGACTCCATGGTGCCCGAGGACATTGCGCAGCAACTGATCGACCCCAACTCGGGCCTCACCCTGCAAGAGGTGGTGATTCGCGGAGGCGACGCCTTCATCAATCCACGAGCAGAGCTGCGAGTGCCACTCAGTGGCGACGTGCAGACCGCCTTGTTCGTGGATGCCGGCAATCTGTGGACCAAGCCCGAGCTGGTGGACCCGACGGCGCTTCGCTACTCCGTCGGCAGCGGCCTTCGCATTGGGACACCGATTGGCCCCCTGGCTTTCGACTACGGCTTCAACGTCGACCGTGTGCTCGACGAGTTCGTGCCCGATCGGGGAAGCAAGCGGTTTTGGGAAGACATTGGCGCCTTCCACTTCAGCATCGGGCTATTCTGA
- a CDS encoding four helix bundle protein, whose protein sequence is MNSPSLLHHRLQVWQLALELVRVVHSIRIADAEDRGQARKAASSCARNIAEGAARRSRGDKARVYAIARGECGEAVACVELSGVKGGTAEADVKRVVELGSRVSAILYRLG, encoded by the coding sequence ATGAATTCACCGTCACTTCTCCATCATCGCTTGCAGGTTTGGCAGCTGGCTCTGGAGCTGGTGCGCGTGGTCCACTCCATCCGCATCGCAGATGCCGAAGACCGGGGGCAGGCACGCAAGGCGGCGTCCTCTTGCGCACGCAACATCGCTGAGGGTGCTGCGCGACGTTCACGCGGGGACAAGGCTCGTGTCTATGCCATCGCTCGCGGCGAATGCGGAGAAGCCGTTGCCTGCGTAGAACTGAGCGGCGTCAAGGGCGGCACAGCTGAGGCAGACGTCAAACGGGTCGTCGAACTCGGCAGCCGTGTCTCGGCCATTTTGTACCGCCTAGGGTAG
- a CDS encoding thiolase family protein, translating to MTDIAILESVRSAVGRAHKGSLVLKRPDELAGDVIRALLARVPQIKPEQVDDLVLGCAMPEGEQGLNVARIAGFLGGLPEETSAMTINRFCSSGLQAMALAAGSLALGNHDIVVAGGVESMSMVPMTGYKISASPEAMDRFPTVYTPMGITAENVAKKFEVSREAQDKFALSSQQKASAARKAGKFDDEIVTVRGIGFDKGERKEFEFKTDELIRDDTTLEGLASLRPSFSGDGTVTPGNASPLSDGAAAALLTTRERAEKLGIKPKAWFRQFTTVGVDPAIMGIGPAPAIKKLFAKTGLSLKDIDVFEINEAFASQAVYVQRELGIPDEKLNPNGGAIALGHPLGCTGAKLVATIIRELERRNAKYGVVSMCIGGGMGAAGLIERA from the coding sequence ATGACCGACATCGCCATTCTCGAGTCCGTTCGCTCCGCCGTTGGCCGTGCTCACAAAGGGTCCTTGGTGCTCAAGCGCCCGGACGAGCTGGCCGGCGACGTGATTCGTGCGCTCCTCGCGCGCGTGCCTCAGATCAAACCCGAACAGGTCGACGACTTGGTGCTCGGTTGTGCCATGCCCGAGGGCGAGCAGGGCTTGAACGTCGCACGCATCGCGGGCTTCTTGGGTGGATTGCCCGAAGAGACCAGTGCGATGACCATCAATCGCTTCTGCTCGAGTGGACTCCAAGCCATGGCGCTCGCTGCTGGCTCGCTCGCGCTGGGCAACCACGACATCGTGGTCGCGGGCGGCGTGGAGAGCATGAGCATGGTGCCGATGACGGGCTACAAGATCAGCGCCAGCCCCGAAGCGATGGACCGCTTTCCCACGGTCTACACCCCCATGGGCATCACCGCCGAGAACGTAGCCAAGAAGTTCGAGGTCTCGCGTGAAGCCCAAGACAAGTTTGCGCTCAGCAGCCAGCAGAAAGCATCCGCAGCGCGCAAGGCCGGCAAGTTCGACGACGAGATCGTGACGGTGCGCGGCATCGGCTTCGACAAAGGTGAGCGCAAAGAGTTCGAGTTCAAGACCGACGAACTGATCCGCGACGACACGACTCTCGAGGGTCTCGCCAGCCTGCGCCCCAGCTTTTCCGGCGACGGCACGGTGACGCCGGGCAACGCTTCGCCGCTTTCCGACGGCGCAGCCGCGGCCCTCCTCACGACTCGCGAAAGGGCAGAAAAGCTGGGCATCAAGCCCAAGGCCTGGTTCCGCCAGTTCACGACGGTCGGCGTGGATCCGGCGATCATGGGCATTGGCCCCGCGCCCGCGATCAAGAAGCTATTCGCCAAGACGGGGCTGAGCCTCAAAGACATCGACGTCTTCGAGATCAACGAGGCCTTCGCGTCCCAGGCGGTCTACGTGCAGCGCGAGCTGGGCATCCCCGACGAGAAGCTGAACCCCAACGGTGGAGCCATCGCGTTGGGACACCCCCTCGGCTGCACTGGCGCCAAGCTCGTCGCGACCATCATTCGTGAGCTGGAGCGCCGCAACGCCAAGTACGGCGTCGTGAGCATGTGCATTGGCGGTGGCATGGGCGCCGCTGGTCTCATCGAACGAGCCTGA
- a CDS encoding HDOD domain-containing protein gives MAAVPPPLPQAAVAVQVQVKPRLAENVLEALWYGDSPEDSSDYDASQSLAAALGRAGNLKPLPGSTAEVLRLLSDPHCSAERLVKAIDKDAATATRLIQVANSAFFRPIKACMTTHDALVRLGNRAVGEIVLSVAALGMFNDVAGIGRVIVDHCMGVGAIARTLATEWSMPQTDGVFVAGMLSDVGKLFAYQAGEIDYSHIADADLEQVDRVHAFERMWVGWDHAVLGGHIVASWRLPLAVCETVAWHHQPGRAYSTGGQVGLGVALLRLADACEYQLRRNPELDESFVDELASGGAASYAGISRDVLAAMWPKLRDARSEMVKLLR, from the coding sequence ATGGCAGCGGTTCCCCCTCCCTTGCCGCAGGCCGCCGTTGCGGTTCAAGTACAGGTCAAGCCGCGGCTCGCGGAAAACGTGCTCGAGGCGCTGTGGTACGGCGACAGTCCCGAGGACAGTTCCGACTACGACGCATCGCAATCCCTGGCAGCAGCGCTCGGACGCGCCGGCAACCTGAAGCCCCTTCCGGGCTCCACTGCCGAGGTGCTACGCCTGCTCTCGGATCCCCACTGCAGCGCCGAGCGCCTGGTGAAGGCCATCGACAAGGACGCGGCCACGGCCACCCGGCTGATTCAAGTCGCGAACTCGGCGTTCTTCCGACCCATCAAGGCATGCATGACGACCCACGATGCCCTGGTGCGCCTGGGGAATCGAGCCGTGGGCGAGATCGTGCTCAGCGTCGCGGCGCTGGGCATGTTCAACGACGTGGCGGGCATCGGGCGAGTCATCGTCGACCACTGCATGGGCGTCGGCGCGATCGCTCGCACCTTGGCCACGGAATGGTCCATGCCTCAGACCGACGGCGTGTTCGTCGCCGGAATGCTCAGCGATGTTGGCAAGCTCTTCGCGTATCAGGCAGGAGAGATCGACTACTCTCACATCGCGGATGCCGATCTGGAGCAAGTCGATCGCGTGCACGCCTTCGAACGCATGTGGGTGGGCTGGGATCACGCAGTGCTTGGAGGTCACATCGTCGCCTCTTGGCGGCTGCCGCTCGCCGTGTGTGAGACCGTCGCGTGGCACCATCAGCCGGGACGCGCGTACTCCACCGGTGGGCAGGTGGGGCTTGGGGTTGCGCTGCTGCGCCTAGCCGACGCCTGCGAGTACCAGCTGCGTCGCAACCCCGAACTCGATGAGTCCTTCGTCGACGAGTTGGCTAGCGGCGGCGCCGCCAGCTACGCAGGCATCTCACGCGACGTGCTGGCAGCGATGTGGCCAAAGCTTCGCGACGCGCGCAGCGAAATGGTCAAGCTGCTGCGCTAG
- a CDS encoding FG-GAP-like repeat-containing protein → MAMRDLAAIFTLLPLALYSACSSTDSGGSAGPGGFGGIGNGGSGGTGATGAGGATGGTGAGINPDASTGTCPTTPCASGKYCLLGQCVDDFGPCTVSADGKDDSCENDSYCENGKCIPYGSATKQNDTECAGEGFAAEQLKEPTVRCSWTTSAVISTPMVADLDGDKKPEIVFPGFNSSTTGASLFAIHADDCSLVFNKPANLGSRSQVAIGDLTGDGKPEIVAIQSDNRVVVFDNVGNVVATSPTAATTTSSFKDGGAALMNLDGQGPPEIIYAGQVLRLSGNTLTVLFNHSVAGGHWGVMTAAADVDLDGQGEIIVGNRIYDGITGADETPAGVSGFPGGYVAIAQWDKSTPEPEIVLISSQSGKAGTIRIYHPKTGNVVFGPYTFGQQWGGPPTVADFDGDGEPEVGSAGYTGYVVFDRECAATPLPSFCVAPGIRWQKPTKDNSSGSTGSSVFDFNGDGKAEVVYRDECWMRVYDGTTGQVRFARPLTSGTILENPVIVDVDNDNHADLVVPTHGSGSGFGCTTEPDLSLPHTGAQQGIWVLQDPDNRWMPSRAIWNQHTYHITNINDDATIPVKEANNWDTFNNYRQNVQGLITDKPPMTDLTGGETLQDACKTGWELKAQLCNRGTLEAPPGVPGTFYLGDPAAGGTVICTTQTKTTLSPGSCETVSCIYASPPDGPVDLWFVADDDGTATGSSEECKEQNNRLHLPGAQCGGGPPR, encoded by the coding sequence ATGGCGATGCGGGACCTGGCTGCGATCTTCACTTTGCTACCCCTTGCACTCTACAGCGCGTGCAGCTCGACGGACTCCGGCGGCTCGGCCGGCCCTGGCGGATTCGGAGGAATCGGCAACGGCGGCAGCGGCGGCACGGGCGCCACGGGCGCGGGCGGCGCAACGGGAGGAACCGGAGCAGGGATCAACCCGGATGCCAGTACCGGGACGTGCCCGACCACGCCCTGCGCGAGCGGCAAGTACTGCCTGTTGGGGCAGTGTGTCGACGACTTCGGTCCGTGCACCGTGAGCGCGGATGGCAAGGACGATAGCTGTGAGAACGACAGCTATTGTGAGAACGGCAAGTGCATTCCCTACGGCAGCGCGACCAAGCAGAACGACACGGAATGCGCAGGCGAGGGATTCGCCGCCGAGCAACTCAAAGAGCCGACCGTGCGTTGTTCGTGGACCACGTCCGCCGTGATCTCGACGCCGATGGTGGCGGACTTGGACGGAGACAAGAAGCCGGAGATCGTATTCCCCGGTTTCAACAGCAGCACTACCGGCGCGTCGCTCTTCGCGATACACGCCGATGACTGTAGCCTCGTCTTCAACAAGCCGGCGAACCTCGGCTCTCGCTCCCAAGTCGCGATCGGTGACCTGACGGGCGACGGCAAGCCGGAGATCGTAGCCATTCAGAGCGACAATCGCGTCGTCGTCTTCGACAACGTCGGCAACGTGGTGGCCACGAGTCCCACCGCTGCGACCACCACGAGTTCCTTCAAGGACGGCGGCGCCGCCCTGATGAACCTCGACGGCCAGGGCCCGCCAGAGATCATCTATGCCGGCCAGGTGCTTCGTCTGAGCGGCAACACCCTGACCGTACTGTTCAACCACTCGGTGGCTGGCGGGCACTGGGGCGTGATGACCGCGGCCGCAGATGTGGACTTGGACGGCCAAGGCGAGATCATCGTGGGCAACCGCATCTACGACGGCATCACGGGGGCCGACGAAACCCCGGCGGGCGTGTCTGGGTTCCCTGGCGGCTACGTAGCGATCGCCCAGTGGGACAAGTCGACTCCCGAGCCGGAGATCGTGCTGATCTCATCGCAGTCCGGCAAGGCTGGCACCATCCGCATCTACCACCCCAAGACCGGCAACGTGGTGTTCGGGCCCTACACCTTTGGACAGCAATGGGGCGGACCGCCGACGGTGGCCGACTTCGATGGCGACGGAGAGCCCGAGGTCGGATCTGCCGGCTACACCGGCTACGTCGTCTTCGACCGGGAATGTGCGGCCACTCCCCTGCCCTCCTTCTGCGTGGCTCCGGGCATTCGTTGGCAGAAGCCGACCAAGGACAACTCCTCGGGTTCCACGGGCTCCAGCGTTTTCGACTTCAACGGCGATGGCAAAGCCGAAGTGGTGTATCGCGACGAGTGCTGGATGCGCGTCTACGACGGCACTACGGGCCAGGTGCGCTTCGCGCGTCCGCTGACGAGCGGCACCATCTTGGAGAACCCCGTGATCGTCGACGTGGACAACGACAATCACGCAGACTTGGTCGTCCCCACCCACGGCAGCGGGTCGGGATTCGGCTGCACCACGGAACCGGATCTGAGCCTGCCCCACACCGGAGCGCAGCAAGGCATCTGGGTGCTGCAGGATCCCGACAATCGCTGGATGCCGTCGCGCGCGATCTGGAACCAGCACACCTACCACATCACCAACATCAACGACGATGCGACCATCCCAGTCAAAGAAGCGAACAACTGGGACACCTTCAACAACTACCGTCAGAACGTGCAGGGTCTCATCACCGACAAGCCTCCGATGACGGATCTCACCGGCGGCGAGACGCTGCAAGACGCCTGCAAGACCGGCTGGGAACTCAAGGCGCAGCTCTGCAACCGCGGCACCTTGGAGGCGCCCCCAGGCGTACCTGGAACGTTCTACTTGGGTGACCCCGCCGCGGGCGGAACCGTGATCTGCACCACCCAGACCAAGACCACGCTTTCCCCCGGGAGCTGCGAAACCGTGAGCTGCATCTACGCCAGTCCCCCCGACGGCCCCGTGGACCTCTGGTTCGTGGCCGACGACGACGGGACTGCCACCGGCAGCAGCGAGGAGTGCAAGGAGCAGAACAACCGTCTGCACTTGCCGGGCGCCCAATGCGGCGGCGGCCCACCGCGCTGA
- a CDS encoding glycosyltransferase — MKISVLVTSYGRRPYVERCIASLLAQTRLPDQIVMVTRVGDADTEHFVEETIASYRGPVRFAHGKVSEPGVLAANRVGVDLVDGDILSFIDDDAAARPDWMRKIERWFELDPKLGAVGGRDVIHTAEGIVESPANSVGRIHWYGRITGNHEKIFDGAAYADHLKGVNMSYRRALLPEFDEHILGNAHHYETDLCFAVKNQGYRVLFDGDLVVDHYQDAPRHLAGARPGADAEKAYFIQHNRVYVMMKNLPLARQSAFLVYAFVIDGFSILGRAAMGEPGVNPRSIAAMYRGKVAGLVDFVRARR; from the coding sequence GTGAAGATTTCCGTCCTGGTCACCAGCTACGGGCGTCGCCCCTACGTCGAACGCTGCATCGCGTCGCTGCTGGCGCAGACGCGATTGCCAGATCAGATCGTCATGGTCACGCGGGTTGGAGACGCGGACACGGAGCACTTCGTGGAGGAGACGATCGCGAGCTACCGCGGGCCAGTGCGCTTCGCGCACGGCAAAGTGTCGGAGCCCGGCGTGCTCGCGGCGAATCGCGTCGGCGTCGACTTGGTCGACGGCGACATCTTGTCCTTCATCGATGACGACGCGGCCGCACGCCCCGACTGGATGCGGAAGATCGAGCGCTGGTTCGAGCTGGATCCGAAGCTCGGTGCGGTCGGGGGGCGCGACGTCATCCACACGGCCGAAGGGATCGTCGAGAGCCCGGCCAACTCCGTCGGGCGCATCCACTGGTACGGTCGCATCACTGGCAACCACGAGAAGATCTTCGACGGGGCCGCCTACGCCGACCATCTCAAGGGCGTGAACATGAGCTATCGGCGAGCTCTGCTGCCCGAGTTCGACGAGCACATCTTGGGCAACGCCCATCACTACGAGACGGACCTGTGCTTCGCTGTGAAGAACCAAGGCTACCGTGTGCTGTTCGACGGCGATCTCGTCGTGGATCACTATCAAGACGCGCCTCGGCACTTGGCTGGCGCGCGACCGGGAGCCGACGCCGAGAAGGCGTACTTCATCCAGCACAACCGCGTGTACGTGATGATGAAGAACTTGCCTCTCGCGCGGCAGTCGGCGTTCTTGGTCTACGCCTTCGTGATCGATGGCTTTTCGATCCTCGGGCGCGCCGCCATGGGTGAACCCGGCGTCAATCCCCGGAGTATTGCGGCCATGTATCGCGGCAAGGTGGCCGGGCTCGTGGACTTCGTGCGCGCGCGGCGTTGA
- a CDS encoding serine/threonine-protein kinase, producing the protein MLADPEDARTTQPLPTRTAAVAGAPAPKILDIGSVLSKTYRVVRPLAEGAMGAVYEAEHLRLGRRVAIKVLRDEFRRHPEALLRFRREAETVGRLQNPHIVQVFDVDETDAGDPYFVMEFLQGESLAERLQRQKRIAMAEALAIASQVASALASAHAQGVVHRDLKPDNIFLVLVPDQPPFVKILDFGIATAQDGQKRVTNENTVMGTAEYMAPEQATGDRDIDHRADQFALAVVLYEMAAGAPPFGGSDPMAVLYQVVHEACKPLHSVAPWVPVVFDDVLARAMAKKRDERFASISQFAWALENAARHVGVSETLESIPQARGRYRRATPPGAERYTPPGTPKALQRADEDDSHLRYRERAERLFSDATTAYKAGRLDDAVFAAEHLFDLALHHRDAETYEMMAKMVPALDRIFERRLGTMDTLLVCTKTDPKRLNLTPRAATLLEHVDGGNTVGHVLSVCGIPRRDAIRMLAGLLRRGALTTALRG; encoded by the coding sequence GTGCTCGCCGATCCCGAGGACGCCAGGACCACTCAACCGCTGCCGACCCGCACCGCGGCCGTCGCCGGTGCGCCTGCGCCCAAGATCCTGGATATCGGCAGCGTGCTTTCCAAGACCTACCGTGTCGTTCGTCCCCTCGCGGAGGGTGCGATGGGAGCGGTGTACGAAGCGGAACACCTGCGCCTCGGGCGCCGAGTCGCGATCAAGGTTTTGCGCGACGAGTTTCGGCGTCACCCGGAAGCACTGCTGCGCTTTCGCCGCGAGGCCGAGACCGTCGGTCGCCTGCAGAATCCCCACATCGTTCAAGTCTTCGACGTGGACGAGACGGACGCGGGGGATCCCTACTTCGTGATGGAATTCTTGCAGGGGGAGTCCCTTGCGGAGCGTCTCCAACGACAGAAGCGCATTGCCATGGCGGAGGCACTAGCGATCGCGTCGCAAGTCGCGTCGGCGCTGGCCTCGGCGCACGCTCAAGGCGTCGTGCATCGCGACCTGAAGCCCGACAACATCTTCTTGGTGCTGGTTCCCGACCAGCCCCCCTTCGTGAAGATCTTGGACTTCGGCATCGCGACGGCCCAAGACGGACAGAAGCGTGTGACCAACGAGAACACCGTGATGGGCACCGCCGAGTACATGGCGCCGGAGCAAGCCACCGGGGATCGGGATATCGATCATCGCGCCGACCAGTTTGCACTGGCCGTCGTCCTCTACGAGATGGCAGCGGGCGCTCCTCCCTTCGGCGGGAGCGACCCGATGGCCGTGCTGTACCAAGTCGTTCACGAAGCCTGCAAGCCGCTGCACTCGGTTGCGCCATGGGTCCCTGTGGTGTTCGACGATGTCCTCGCCCGAGCCATGGCCAAGAAGCGTGACGAGCGCTTTGCCAGTATCTCGCAGTTCGCTTGGGCACTCGAGAACGCTGCGCGGCACGTGGGCGTGTCGGAGACTCTCGAGTCCATACCGCAGGCGCGGGGCCGCTATCGGCGAGCCACACCCCCGGGTGCGGAGCGCTACACGCCGCCCGGCACGCCGAAAGCGCTGCAGCGGGCCGACGAAGACGATTCCCACCTGCGCTATCGCGAGCGAGCGGAGCGGCTGTTTTCCGACGCAACCACCGCCTACAAAGCCGGTCGCCTGGATGACGCAGTGTTCGCGGCGGAACACTTGTTCGACCTCGCGCTGCACCACCGCGACGCCGAAACCTACGAGATGATGGCGAAGATGGTGCCAGCTCTCGATCGCATCTTCGAGCGTAGGCTCGGCACCATGGACACCCTGTTGGTGTGCACCAAGACGGACCCGAAGCGCCTCAACTTGACGCCACGCGCCGCGACCCTCTTGGAGCACGTGGACGGCGGCAACACCGTGGGTCACGTGCTGTCCGTGTGCGGCATTCCTCGCCGCGACGCCATCCGCATGCTGGCCGGACTCCTGCGTCGCGGTGCCTTGACCACTGCACTCCGCGGCTGA